Proteins encoded together in one Acipenser ruthenus chromosome 22, fAciRut3.2 maternal haplotype, whole genome shotgun sequence window:
- the LOC117431464 gene encoding putative E3 ubiquitin-protein ligase UNKL isoform X2 yields the protein MQLDWINGNNFAQFLYWIPKCRERSTGLLLAAWSNIFATMSDTKIRYLKEFRTEQCPLFLQHKCTQHRPYTCFHWHFLNQRRRRPIRRRDGTFNYSPDVYCTKYDETTGICPDGDDCPYLHRTTGDTERKYHLRYYKTGTCIHETDARGHCVKNGLHCAFAHGPHDLRPPVYDIRELQAQEALQNGQLGAGEGIPDLQPGVLASQAMIEKTLSEDPRWQDTNFVLANYKTEQCTKPPRLCRQGYACPHYHNSRDRRRNPRKFKYRSTPCPNVKHGDEWGEPSKCDSGDHCQYCHSRTEQQFHPEIYKSTKCNDMRQTGYCPRGPFCAFAHVERIPSTEETMSSLLTVMQSGSQSKTGSQHYTDGTVNDYVNSTTNNGQTGNVSCSSSPTVTSSSGSNSSLSPIGPMSRPKCFTNGSLCSESTTSNVSSPTSNYPKAPGFEREDQAKNMKSHPLDSNPKLNDQEKQNLISVFSVANPLASSITSSITSSLASSIGSDNSSPTALSTMNAKATPFYPGSNTVESVIGSALDLNFSDINVAFLDKELEEQENGDLGLRNQRLLGGSAPVNIPGSFARSSLHCSSSLSASPLSSLSQSLSQSLLSSAMAPHQQQPQPAKSEHGLLGTSAGSSQNSLGLNGGTGSIWDFGSGSFSPTPSPAAPGTSTADLARLQKELDEAKRKMKQWEDSWQQVKQACNAWQTEAQEAKDQAKSAEAERLLAFQKKDDAKRKLKKLQEDFDAMCRSPSMPLLRSYGDIDKVPLPKLQSIQRQLRADLDLIDGVCNGFYTFFSHHTGDIPASVKEMCSMPKA from the exons ATGCAGTTGGACTGGATTAACGGAAATAATTTTGCGCAGTTTTTGTATTGGATACCAAAGTGTCGTGAGCGAAGCACAGGACTTTTGTTGGCAGCATGGAGTAACATTTTTGCAACAATGAGTGACACGAAAATTCG CTATCTTAAAGAATTCAGGACGGAACAGTGCCCGCTCTTCTTGCAACACAAGTGCACGCAGCACAGACCCTACACTTGCTTTCACTGGCATTTCTTAAACCAGAGGAGACGGAGACCGATCCGGAGGCGAGATGGAACCTTTAATTACAGTCCGGACGTGTACTGTACCAAATACGACGAGACGACGGGGATCTGCCCGGACGGAGACGA CTGCCCCTATCTGCATCGAACTACAGGTGACACGGAACGAAAGTATCACCTGCGCTATTACAAGACTGGCACTTGTATCCATGAAACAGATGCCCGAGGGCACTGTGTGAAGAATGGGCTTCACTGCGCCTTTGCTCACGGCCCGCATGATCTTAGACCTCCAGTATACGATATAag agagctgcaggcacAGGAGGCTCTGCAGAACGGGCAGCTTGGAGCTGGGGAGGGGATTCCAGACCTGCAGCCGGGAGTCCTGGCCAGCCAGGCAATGATTGAGAAAACCCTCAGCGAGGACCCTAGGTGGCAGG ATACCAACTTTGTGTTGGCAAACTACAAGACGGAGCAATGCACAAAACCACCGCGCCTCTGTCGACAGGGGTATGCCTGCCCACACTATCACAATAGCCGGGACAGGAGAAGGAATCCGAGAAAATTCAAATACAG ATCAACGCCATGTCCTAATGTAAAGCATGGGGATGAATGGGGGGAACCCTCAAAGTGTGACAGTGGGGATCACTGTCAATATTGCCACTCACGCACTGAACAGCAATTCCACCCCGAG attTACAAGTCCACAAAATGCAATGACATGCGCCAAACAGGATACTGCCCGCGTGGTCCCTTCTGTGCTTTTGCACATGTGGAAA GAATCCCCTCCACAGAAGAGACCATGAGTTCGTTGCTTACTGTGATGCAGAGTGGATCCCAGTCCAAGACAGGCTCTCAACACTATACAGACGGCACAGTTAACGACTATGTCAACAGCACTACTAACAACGGACAAACTGGAAAT GTTTCATGCTCTAGTAGTCCGACTGTAACATCCAGCTCAGGAAGCAACAGTTCATTATCCCCTATTGGACCCATGAGCAGGCCCAAATGCTTTACTAATGGTAGCTTATGTTCAGAATCCACCACGTCCAATGTATCTTCTCCAACGTCTAACTACCCAAAAGCGCCTGGCTTTGAACGCGAGGATCAG GCAAAGAATATGAAGAGTCACCCACTGGACAGTAATCCGAAATTAAATGACCAAGAAAAACAG AACCTTATTAGTGTATTTTCAGTGGCTAACCCACTGGCTTCGAGTATCACATCCAGTATTACTTCAAGTCTGGCCTCTAGTATTGGCTCTGATAATTCCTCCCCCACGGCTTTGTCAACGATGAATGCCAAAGCTACCCCATTCTACCCAGGTAGCAATACAGTTGAATCAGTAATAG GTTCTGCTCTTGACCTGAATTTTAGTGACATAAACGTAGCATTTCTTGATAAAGAATTGGAAGAACAAGAAAACGGTGACCTTGGATTAAGGA ATCAGAGGTTATTGGGAGGCTCCGCCCCAGTGAATATCCCCGGCTCTTTTGCTCGTTCCTCTTTGCACTGctcttcctccctctctgcctctcctctGAGCTCTCTGTCCCAGTCCCTCTCCCAGTCACTGCTCTCCTCTGCAATGGCTCCCCACCAGCAGCAGCCCCAGCCAGCCAAGTCCGAGCACGGGCTCCTGGGCACCTCGGCCGGCTCCTCTCAGAACTCCTTAG gTTTGAATGGTGGCACCGGCAGTATTTGGGATTTTGGCAGTGGAAGTTTCTCTCCCACTCCATCGCCTGCAGCTCCGGGCACCAGCACCGCTGATCTGGCAAGGTTGCAAAAGGAACTGGACGAGGCTAAAAGGAAAATGAAGCAGTGGGAGGATTCGTGGCAACAGGTTAAGCAG GCTTGCAACGCCTGGCAAACAGAAGCCCAGGAAGCGAAAGATCAAGCGAAATCCGCTGAAGCCGAGAGGCTGCTCGCCTTCCAAAAGAAGGATGATGCAAAGCGCAAGCTGAAAAAGCTTCAGGAGGACTTCGATGCAATGTGTCGGTCGCCCAGCATGCCCCTTCTGCGGAGTTACGGAGACATCGACAAAGTCCCTTTACCAAAGCTTCAATCAATCCAGCGGCAGCTGAGAGCAGACTTGGACTTGATAGACGGG GTTTGTAATGGATTCTACACTTTCTTTTCTCATCACACAGGTGATATACCAGCTTCAGTCAAAGAAATGTGTAGTATGCCAAAAGCATGA